From the genome of Candidatus Electrothrix communis, one region includes:
- a CDS encoding phosphate/phosphite/phosphonate ABC transporter substrate-binding protein, which yields MPPLFSIEQMTAMLHPLAARLSEETGNDIRLLLARNVDQYTAEVLHGNIVIGYENPSVYVNISNVHEAIASAVTSQHDSLSKGIIISRPESGIAGIEDLKGKKIMIVSRESAGGFLSQKLTLKEKDIDVERDCQLSEAADHREENVIISVSIGDVDAGFISEYALHKADQYITPGSITSVLTTAPLPNWVVSISRKMPQVQKDDLREALLNLPPEDPALKALRISSFKAASDADYDIIRDIIE from the coding sequence ATGCCACCACTTTTTTCTATTGAGCAAATGACAGCGATGCTGCATCCTCTTGCAGCTCGACTCAGTGAAGAAACGGGAAATGATATTAGGCTATTATTAGCAAGGAACGTTGATCAATACACGGCAGAAGTATTACACGGCAACATAGTCATAGGCTATGAAAACCCCTCCGTTTATGTGAACATATCCAATGTGCATGAGGCGATAGCCAGTGCAGTGACATCACAACACGATTCGCTTTCCAAGGGAATTATCATCAGCCGGCCCGAGTCAGGTATTGCAGGCATTGAGGATCTCAAAGGAAAAAAGATAATGATCGTCAGTCGAGAGTCGGCAGGTGGATTTTTATCGCAAAAGCTCACTTTAAAAGAAAAAGATATTGATGTTGAACGGGATTGTCAGCTGAGCGAAGCTGCCGATCATCGAGAAGAAAATGTTATTATTTCTGTGAGCATCGGTGATGTTGACGCCGGTTTTATCAGTGAATATGCCCTGCATAAGGCGGATCAATATATTACTCCGGGCTCTATTACTTCTGTGCTCACGACTGCCCCGCTTCCGAACTGGGTTGTCTCTATCAGTCGCAAGATGCCCCAGGTACAGAAAGATGATCTCCGAGAGGCTCTCCTCAATCTGCCCCCGGAGGATCCGGCACTCAAGGCCCTGAGGATCTCCTCTTTTAAAGCTGCGTCAGATGCTGATTATGATATTATCCGTGATATTATTGAGTAA